The genomic stretch ATTCAGACTTACGTAAATTTTAGCATTCCATAGCTGATGAGTTTGAGACTTTAGCTGTAAAGTGCGTCATAAGAGTATAATTTGCAAAGTAATTATTAATTTTATCGCGCTGACGCACCCTACTTCTTGAATTATGACAGCGCAAAAGCAGGACGCTTCCCAATCCAAGGTTTTGCAGTTTCAATTTGTGCAGCAAGAGAAATGAGAGTAGCTTCTTGTGCAGGTCGTCCGACAAGCTGAACTCCCAGCGGTAAGCCATTGGAATCGAAACCGACAGGAATGGCAATACTCGGTTGTCCGCTAGCATTAAAAGGCGGACAGGGAGCCACCCAATTCGCTAATTTTGGCATAGTTTCTTCCGGACTGAGATTAGCCCACTCGCCAACGCGAATTGTCGGATGCAAATAAACTGGTAAAACCAAAACATCAAAGTTATCGAAAAAGCCAACTATTCGCCTTGCAATAACTTGCATTTGGCAAACAGCTCGCAAATATTGACCGGCATCGCAAGTACGTTCTGCTAAATAGCGATTCACAGAACCCAGCGCTTCTTTAGGAATGCCAGATGCTGCTACACCTGAAAGCCAAACTGTTGTGAAAGGCTCTACCAAACCGTTAAAATCCGGACAACCGGGTGCAACGCTGTGACCGAATTCTTCTAGAAGTTTGGCAATTTCCAAAACGGGTTTTTGACATTCTTGAGAAGCTTCACCGATGGGTGGAATTGCCGTCGCAAAAGCGATTCGTAAACGATCGGGTTTTTGACTGCTAGCAACGAGGAAAGAAGGATTGGGATCTGGTAACCAATAAGGATCTCCGGTAATATAGCCAGACATGACATCCAGCAGAGCGGCGGCGTCCGCAACAGTACGAGCGATCGGCCCATTGGCACCGATCCCGCTTTGCCGATCTCCGATCGGTGCGTAAGATACCCTACCCCTGGAAGGCTTTATTCCCACCAAACCGCAACAAAAAGCTGGGCCGCGAATTGAGCCACCACCATCGGAACCTTGTGCTACAGCACACAATCCAGCTGCTACAGATGCAGCCGCACCGCCACTCGACCCCCCCGGAGTATAATCCAAATTCCAGGGATTGCGAGCTGGTGGAAACCCAGGCGGTTCAGTATAAGGCAAAGAACCCAACTCGGAAGTAGCAGTCTTGCCCAAAATAATAAAGCCAGCCTGCTTAATTCGCATTACCACCCCATCATCAAAAGCAGCCACCTGGCTCCTCAACACTGGCGTACCATAGCTACAAGGCACACCAGCAACGGGGTTAAGGTCTTTAATTGAAATCGGGACACCAAAAAAAGGCGGCAAATCTGAGGTATCGCCCTTACCGAGCTGCTCCGTTTTAGCTTTCGCATCTGCCAGAGCCAGATCTGCCATTACTGTAAAATAACTGCCCAGTTGAGCATCCAAGCGCTGGATGCGTTCCAAGTAAACTTCAACCAACTCTAGGGGCGATAT from Aerosakkonema funiforme FACHB-1375 encodes the following:
- a CDS encoding amidase — its product is MIDDREPIASKVDLAFTPALEQARLIRSKEISPLELVEVYLERIQRLDAQLGSYFTVMADLALADAKAKTEQLGKGDTSDLPPFFGVPISIKDLNPVAGVPCSYGTPVLRSQVAAFDDGVVMRIKQAGFIILGKTATSELGSLPYTEPPGFPPARNPWNLDYTPGGSSGGAAASVAAGLCAVAQGSDGGGSIRGPAFCCGLVGIKPSRGRVSYAPIGDRQSGIGANGPIARTVADAAALLDVMSGYITGDPYWLPDPNPSFLVASSQKPDRLRIAFATAIPPIGEASQECQKPVLEIAKLLEEFGHSVAPGCPDFNGLVEPFTTVWLSGVAASGIPKEALGSVNRYLAERTCDAGQYLRAVCQMQVIARRIVGFFDNFDVLVLPVYLHPTIRVGEWANLSPEETMPKLANWVAPCPPFNASGQPSIAIPVGFDSNGLPLGVQLVGRPAQEATLISLAAQIETAKPWIGKRPAFALS